ATGACTATCACGCTTTTACTAGTTAACTTCTTTTCCACTTACATTTTTCAGGTAAATATCACTAAAAGTAgttaaactaatattttaaataatattgtaaaaaatgtatgtttttCATGCAGATAGgattaatacaattattatatacaaaatttcgtGTAACACTAATATTGTGTATCatatatatggtattaagCGTTAGCTTACATACATGGGACATTAAAGTGCACTGGTCATCACCTCTCAAATACTATTGGACTAAagattttcatgttttttaCTCATTACATAGAGGAGGTAACAtcttttcaaacgaatttatgtacatagtattattacaattatttcatgTTCAGTTGCAGTTTTACactattatttctataaaaggGCATCTCTTAGAATCGCAGATCCAAGATTCTATGAAAGGTCAACGTGGGTTCAAAGCCAGTTCAGCCTGtcgtaatatttatgattagTTAAATGTTAAGAGAGAAATTAACAAAAGCTTTTCACGCGTAATAAGTAggagaaatgtaaaatagcGAAAAAAGATCTCCTACAAttctcgtaaatatttttactttatctaCAACAAAATATAGTTATGgctaaaacaaaatttaagtggaataatattacaatttcccTTTACCCTAATTTgagtttttcaaaaatatttatgtctgGTATATTATAATCTGCTACAGATGTAATATACAATagcaatcaatttttaaaagtatttttaagactaattcattttatatacagtATAAAAGGTATTAATAAAgtactttttacaattattttgacattttacaaaaataaaatgtaaaattttatacattttacgaagcgtacgtatatgtaactcatattatacaatactatattacatacatttaaacgctaaattataatttataaatcattaaacaaataaacatacaaaatgtactaataatatagatattactcataatataaaatgttaagtTTGTACTGCCTtagtatttctaaaatataaattaatatcacaaGAATACATCTTTTGAAATTCTCATCTATTAATGACAAAGGTAGAAGTTGAAAATGatcaaatgatttattaattcgttaagATGATCATTCCcatcatcattattattattaatagaaagaaattgcgaagagaatttttataaaattttagaaaatttgcaatataaCTTAGCATAACATctttaatatacaaaagtaaattcgttataaattatttattaatcacTTCAAGCATGCATTTTCAATTCTAAGTTAAGTAATAACAGTATTTCcttgtaaaaaatacaattatgtaaaaaaatttaatttcgtatctttatgaaatatttacagcatcaaagttttattttcgatgttttataacatttaagaatttttataaagattaaTACATCGTACCTGTTGCAAATGGAAAACTATTATCTCTTATCAATTTCTATAAATGAGACTTACTTAACTTTTGTTATCTCc
This genomic window from Bombus pyrosoma isolate SC7728 linkage group LG4, ASM1482585v1, whole genome shotgun sequence contains:
- the LOC122566696 gene encoding transmembrane protein 138 isoform X2, with the protein product MSTINTKRYLVTITIQYLVLFFDIFVNSFATFSRANPINLLILYVAQDICLIMTITLLLVNFFSTYIFQIGLIQLLYTKFRVTLILCIIYMVLSVSLHTWDIKVHWSSPLKYYWTKDFHVFYSLHRGVAVLHYYFYKRASLRIADPRFYERSTWVQSQFSLS
- the LOC122566696 gene encoding transmembrane protein 138 isoform X1, producing MSTINTKRYLVTITIQYLVLFFDIFVNSFATFSRANPINLLILYVAQDICLIMTITLLLVNFFSTYIFQIGLIQLLYTKFRVTLILCIIYMVLSVSLHTWDIKVHWSSPLKYYWTKDFHVFYSLHRGGNIFSNEFMYIVLLQLFHVQLQFYTIISIKGHLLESQIQDSMKGQRGFKASSACRNIYD
- the LOC122566696 gene encoding transmembrane protein 138 isoform X3 codes for the protein MELYSFKYSGDNNGQIVRAQDICLIMTITLLLVNFFSTYIFQIGLIQLLYTKFRVTLILCIIYMVLSVSLHTWDIKVHWSSPLKYYWTKDFHVFYSLHRGGNIFSNEFMYIVLLQLFHVQLQFYTIISIKGHLLESQIQDSMKGQRGFKASSACRNIYD
- the LOC122566696 gene encoding transmembrane protein 138 isoform X4 produces the protein MSTINTKRYLVTITIQYLVLFFDIFVNSFATFSRANPINLLILYVAQDICLIMTITLLLVNFFSTYIFQIGLIQLLYTKFRVTLILCIIYMVLSVSLHTWDIKVHWSSPLKYYWTKDFHVFYSLHRGGHLLESQIQDSMKGQRGFKASSACRNIYD